One window of the Brassica oleracea var. oleracea cultivar TO1000 unplaced genomic scaffold, BOL UnpScaffold01020, whole genome shotgun sequence genome contains the following:
- the LOC106320681 gene encoding uncharacterized protein LOC106320681 → MARPRFDEEGNETFSGKIGVFPFVTLQPAIRRSKNRDAGTLELKASNSVKREDIRACLIEKVIPVIHEKWPAEDQGKTIFIQQDNARTHVGSGDKQFQEAACKNGFNIRLMCQPANSPDLNILDLGFFAAIQSLQYQTCPKTVEDLVHAVEESFNEYPTERINYIFLTLQTCMKEIMKVGGKTHIKSRI, encoded by the coding sequence ATGGCTCGACCTAGATTTGACGAGGAAGGAAATGAGACATTTTCTGGAAAAATAGGAGTGTTTCCTTTTGTGACCCTCCAACCAGCTATAAGACGAAGCAAAAACAGAGATGCTGGAACGTTAGAGCTAAAAGCATCAAACTCCGTGAAGAGAGAAGATATAAGAGCATGTTTGATTGAAAAAGTCATTCCGGTAATCCATGAAAAATGGCCAGCTGAAGATCAGGGTAAGACTATTTTCATTCAACAAGACAATGCAAGGACGCATGTTGGGAGTGGTGATAAACAATTTCAAGAAGCTGCGTGCAAAAACGGGTTTAACATACGTCTGATGTGTCAACCAGCAAACTCTCCAGATCTAAACATTTTAGATCTTGGCTTTTTTGCTGCTATCCAGTCACTACAATATCAGACTTGTCCGAAGACTGTCGAAGATCTTGTTCATGCAGTAGAAGAATCATTCAATGAATATCCTACAGAAaggataaattatattttcttgaccCTTCAGACATGCATGAAAGAGATTATGAAAGTGGGAGgaaaaacacatataaaatcCCGCATATGA